Proteins encoded in a region of the Haloglomus salinum genome:
- a CDS encoding bacterio-opsin activator domain-containing protein, producing the protein MSSDGQANRVRLDRDRYRKLVAASGTDRERLVLRLAGEAGLTPTEMTRLEAGHAETRLHDGGVSHALRVPDGGGGTARLAPLPTDLESELTAYVGPDADGGAPVFEVTPRRLQMLVGSVADRAAEAADDPALERVSSADLRRFFGRDAVERGVPPGAVLATGGWERLDSIDTAVSDPDHETAVSAFANARPPVAVDDGPAGPQGGLDPGALRDALDRLDAAVVVLGPNGRIHHANRSFERLTGRRVDGVVGRPFGSLVLDDGLPGEYWRTVATEGAWSGVLPYARAEEGAVERWTRASRVPDGAGGAERVVVEIRERDADPTTGRSHAVAAAVRALGERLADETTRDGVLQATTEVLARGEAYECAWVVDPSPPQGLDPLATAGVEPSVAREYVADQSALVDAAREVAEDGTTRVIPVEPTPPAPDTPTLVLVPLRHAQSVHGVLVLAARETVSIEDSEREVVTDLGRRVGLALSAAEWRHLLLSDTVLELTFESTDPGSLFVSASARLDCRIELDGMVPVEDGLLYYVTVAGATPEEALAAAREAGEARLVADRGDATLLEVAAPAASLATPLIERGGNVRSLVAEDGRAELVCEFSPDATVRDLLEALREAFPESNLLAKREDERSAASSSAFRESVDDELTDKQRSVLRAAYHAGYFEWPRGSTAEELADSMDISSPTLHNHLRRAQQRLLTALFEEESRPLAEEGTDWDS; encoded by the coding sequence ATGTCGTCAGATGGGCAGGCCAACCGCGTCCGGCTCGACCGTGACCGGTATCGGAAGCTGGTGGCGGCGTCGGGGACGGACCGGGAGCGGCTCGTGCTCCGGCTCGCTGGCGAGGCTGGGCTGACGCCGACGGAGATGACGCGGCTGGAGGCTGGCCACGCCGAGACCCGACTCCACGACGGCGGAGTGAGTCACGCCCTCCGGGTCCCGGACGGGGGCGGCGGGACGGCCCGGCTGGCGCCGCTCCCGACGGACCTGGAGTCCGAGCTGACCGCGTACGTCGGTCCCGACGCCGACGGCGGGGCCCCCGTGTTCGAGGTGACGCCACGCCGCCTCCAGATGCTCGTCGGGAGCGTGGCCGACCGTGCGGCCGAGGCGGCCGACGACCCGGCGCTGGAACGAGTATCGAGCGCCGACCTCCGGCGGTTCTTCGGACGGGACGCCGTCGAGCGGGGCGTCCCGCCCGGAGCGGTCCTGGCGACTGGTGGCTGGGAGCGTCTCGACAGCATCGACACCGCCGTCTCGGACCCGGACCACGAGACGGCCGTCTCCGCGTTCGCGAACGCCCGCCCGCCGGTCGCCGTCGACGACGGCCCCGCCGGGCCGCAGGGGGGGCTCGACCCCGGCGCGCTGCGGGACGCCCTCGACCGACTCGACGCTGCCGTGGTGGTGCTGGGGCCGAACGGTCGCATCCACCACGCGAACCGCTCGTTCGAGCGGCTCACCGGGCGGCGCGTCGACGGGGTCGTCGGTCGCCCCTTCGGGTCGCTGGTCCTCGACGACGGGCTTCCGGGCGAGTACTGGCGGACGGTCGCCACGGAGGGCGCGTGGTCGGGGGTCCTGCCGTACGCTCGGGCCGAGGAGGGCGCGGTGGAGCGCTGGACCCGTGCCTCGCGGGTGCCCGACGGTGCCGGTGGCGCCGAGCGTGTCGTGGTCGAGATCCGCGAGCGCGACGCCGACCCGACGACGGGCCGGTCGCACGCGGTCGCGGCGGCGGTTCGGGCCCTCGGTGAGCGACTCGCCGACGAGACGACGCGCGACGGCGTGTTGCAGGCCACGACCGAGGTACTTGCGCGCGGCGAAGCCTACGAGTGTGCGTGGGTGGTCGACCCCTCCCCGCCACAGGGGCTGGACCCGCTGGCCACCGCCGGTGTCGAGCCCTCGGTCGCCCGGGAGTACGTCGCCGACCAGTCGGCGCTCGTCGACGCCGCCCGCGAGGTGGCAGAGGACGGAACGACGCGTGTCATCCCGGTCGAACCGACCCCGCCAGCCCCGGACACTCCGACGCTCGTTCTGGTTCCCCTGCGACACGCCCAGAGCGTCCACGGCGTTCTGGTCCTCGCCGCGAGGGAGACGGTCTCCATCGAGGACAGCGAGCGCGAGGTGGTCACGGACCTCGGCCGGCGCGTCGGCCTGGCGCTCAGCGCCGCCGAGTGGCGCCACCTCCTCCTCTCGGATACGGTGCTGGAACTGACTTTCGAGAGTACCGACCCCGGCTCGCTGTTCGTCTCCGCGTCGGCGCGCCTGGACTGCCGTATCGAACTCGACGGGATGGTTCCGGTCGAGGACGGACTGCTCTACTACGTGACGGTGGCCGGCGCGACGCCGGAGGAGGCGCTCGCGGCGGCCCGCGAGGCCGGGGAGGCACGACTCGTCGCCGACCGCGGGGACGCCACGCTGCTGGAGGTGGCGGCGCCGGCTGCGTCGCTGGCGACCCCGCTCATCGAGCGTGGCGGGAACGTGCGGTCGCTGGTGGCCGAGGACGGGCGTGCGGAGCTTGTCTGTGAGTTCTCGCCCGACGCCACGGTCCGGGACCTGCTGGAGGCGTTGCGCGAGGCGTTCCCCGAGTCGAACCTGCTGGCGAAGCGCGAGGACGAGCGCTCGGCCGCCAGCTCGTCGGCGTTCCGCGAGTCCGTCGACGACGAGCTGACCGACAAGCAGCGCTCGGTCCTCCGGGCGGCGTACCACGCGGGGTACTTCGAGTGGCCCCGCGGGAGTACCGCCGAGGAGCTGGCCGACTCGATGGATATCTCCTCGCCGACCCTCCACAACCACCTCCGGCGAGCGCAGCAGCGCCTCCTGACGGCGCTGTTCGAAGAGGAGAGTCGGCCGCTGGCCGAGGAAGGGACTGATTGGGATAGCTAG